The following are encoded in a window of Aromatoleum petrolei genomic DNA:
- a CDS encoding substrate-binding domain-containing protein: protein MKVNLKMLSESLGLSQTTVSRALNGYSDVSEATRQRVVEAATKLGYQPNPQARQLATGRADAIGIVYPFGASDIGDIRFGEVVSGLTEQLAKHRIDLLIHSSRPEVELDTYRRLIDGRRVDALIVARTRLDDPRIRFLQERNFPFVAYGRTETPLPYAWFDFDNEAGGRMAAQRLLDLGHRRIALIHAPLELSFAAQRHAGFVAALREAGIEPDPELIIEAPLNRIGGYQAVGELLAMKKPPTALLVDNNVAGVGALRALGDNGWKPGSGMSLIVYDGIPSEIPLTCTVTGVLQPTGESTGRALADLVLDVLAGKPLEDLHRLGQPCIGAGETDGPPPAPTRHARTKTPC from the coding sequence ATGAAGGTCAATCTGAAAATGCTGTCCGAATCGCTCGGACTGTCGCAAACGACGGTGAGCCGCGCGCTCAACGGCTACTCCGACGTCAGCGAGGCGACCCGCCAGCGCGTTGTCGAAGCCGCGACGAAGCTTGGCTACCAGCCCAATCCGCAGGCCCGACAGCTCGCGACGGGCCGCGCCGACGCGATCGGCATCGTGTACCCCTTCGGCGCGAGCGACATCGGCGACATCCGTTTCGGCGAAGTCGTCTCCGGCCTCACCGAACAACTCGCCAAGCACCGCATCGACCTGCTGATTCATTCGTCGCGTCCCGAAGTCGAGCTCGACACCTACCGCCGCCTCATCGACGGACGACGCGTCGACGCGCTGATTGTTGCCCGCACGCGCCTGGACGATCCGCGCATCCGCTTCCTGCAGGAACGCAATTTCCCGTTCGTCGCCTACGGTCGCACCGAGACGCCCCTGCCCTACGCATGGTTCGACTTCGACAACGAAGCCGGCGGCCGCATGGCCGCGCAGCGCCTGCTCGACCTGGGCCACCGCCGCATCGCCCTGATCCACGCACCGCTGGAGCTGAGCTTCGCGGCACAGCGCCATGCGGGATTCGTTGCGGCCCTGCGCGAAGCGGGCATCGAACCCGATCCGGAACTGATCATCGAGGCTCCGCTCAACCGTATCGGCGGCTACCAGGCGGTCGGAGAACTGCTCGCGATGAAAAAGCCGCCCACCGCGCTGCTGGTCGACAACAATGTGGCGGGCGTGGGCGCCCTGCGCGCCCTTGGGGACAATGGCTGGAAACCAGGCAGCGGGATGTCGCTGATCGTGTACGACGGCATCCCGTCCGAGATTCCGCTCACCTGCACGGTGACCGGCGTACTTCAGCCGACCGGCGAATCGACCGGACGCGCGCTCGCCGATCTGGTGCTCGATGTCCTTGCGGGCAAGCCGCTCGAGGATCTGCACCGACTCGGGCAGCCGTGCATCGGCGCGGGCGAGACCGACGGCCCGCCGCCCGCCCCGACCCGCCACGCGCGCACGAAGACGCCCTGCTGA
- a CDS encoding glycoside hydrolase family 13 protein — protein sequence MKTQWWKEAVAYQIYPRSFMDSNGDGIGDLNGITARLDYLKALGIDVIWICPMYKSPNDDNGYDIADYHAIMEEFGTMADFDRLLDAVHGRGMRLILDLVVNHTSDEHAWFIESRASKDNPKRDWYVWRDGKDGDGGEKGNEPNNWESIFRGSAWKYDATSGQYFLHLFSTKQPDLNWENPEVRKAINAMVRWWLDKGIDGFRLDAVSHMKKVAGLPDMPNPHGLDYVSCLPMHMNVDGVLDYMDDLCQNSFAGYDIMTVGEANGVSAEQAVDWVGTDRNRLNMIFQFEHLHLWAQDPEAGLDVVGLKKVFSRWQGTLHGVGWNALFLENHDIPRIVSKWGDVEHYWRESATALATVYFLMEGTPFIYQGQEIGMTNTRFDSIGDFNDVFAKNEFALQRANDVPAEEIIASLAITSRDNSRTPMQWDASANAGFTSGTPWLKVNPNFPQINVARQEADPDSILNYHRRLIALRKAEPVLVHGRYTLLLESDPQVYAYTRSLGDEQIVVMTNLTGREARVEHDGFAVRHENLLLANHAVAPHADARELTLRPYEARVYRLR from the coding sequence ATGAAGACGCAGTGGTGGAAGGAGGCCGTCGCCTACCAGATCTATCCGCGCAGTTTCATGGACTCCAACGGCGACGGCATCGGCGACCTGAACGGCATCACCGCGCGCCTTGACTACCTGAAGGCGCTCGGGATCGATGTGATCTGGATCTGCCCGATGTACAAGTCGCCCAACGACGACAACGGCTACGACATCGCCGACTATCACGCGATCATGGAGGAGTTCGGCACCATGGCCGACTTCGACCGCCTGCTCGACGCGGTCCATGGCCGCGGCATGCGCCTGATCCTCGATCTGGTCGTCAACCACACCAGCGACGAGCACGCGTGGTTCATCGAGTCGCGCGCGTCGAAGGACAACCCCAAGCGCGACTGGTACGTGTGGCGCGACGGCAAGGATGGCGACGGTGGTGAAAAAGGTAATGAGCCGAACAACTGGGAAAGCATCTTCCGCGGCTCCGCGTGGAAGTACGACGCAACCAGCGGCCAGTACTTCCTGCATCTCTTCTCGACGAAGCAGCCGGACCTGAACTGGGAGAACCCGGAGGTGCGCAAGGCGATCAACGCCATGGTGCGCTGGTGGCTCGACAAGGGCATCGACGGCTTCCGCCTCGACGCCGTGAGCCACATGAAGAAGGTCGCCGGCCTGCCCGACATGCCCAACCCGCACGGGCTGGACTACGTGTCCTGCCTGCCGATGCACATGAACGTCGACGGCGTGCTCGACTACATGGACGACCTGTGCCAGAACAGCTTTGCGGGCTACGACATCATGACCGTCGGCGAGGCCAACGGCGTGTCCGCCGAGCAGGCGGTGGACTGGGTGGGGACGGACCGCAATCGCCTGAACATGATCTTCCAGTTCGAGCACCTGCACCTGTGGGCGCAGGACCCGGAGGCGGGGCTGGACGTGGTCGGCCTGAAGAAGGTCTTCTCGCGCTGGCAGGGCACGTTGCACGGCGTGGGCTGGAACGCGCTGTTCCTCGAGAACCACGACATCCCGCGCATCGTGTCGAAGTGGGGCGACGTCGAGCACTACTGGCGCGAGAGCGCGACCGCGCTGGCGACAGTGTATTTCCTGATGGAGGGTACGCCCTTCATTTACCAGGGGCAGGAGATCGGGATGACCAATACCCGCTTCGACAGCATCGGCGACTTCAACGACGTGTTCGCGAAGAACGAGTTCGCGCTGCAGCGGGCGAACGACGTGCCGGCCGAGGAGATCATCGCGTCGCTCGCCATCACCTCGCGCGACAACTCGCGCACGCCGATGCAGTGGGACGCCTCGGCGAACGCCGGCTTCACGAGCGGCACGCCCTGGCTGAAGGTGAATCCGAACTTTCCGCAGATCAACGTCGCCCGGCAGGAGGCCGACCCCGACTCGATCCTCAACTACCACCGTCGCCTGATCGCGCTGCGCAAGGCGGAACCGGTGCTGGTGCATGGCCGCTACACGCTGCTGCTGGAGAGCGACCCGCAGGTCTATGCCTACACCCGCAGCCTGGGCGACGAGCAGATCGTGGTGATGACGAACCTCACCGGCAGGGAGGCGCGGGTCGAGCACGACGGCTTCGCAGTGCGCCACGAGAATCTGTTGCTCGCGAACCACGCGGTGGCCCCCCACGCCGACGCGCGCGAGCTGACGCTGCGCCCCTATGAGGCCCGCGTGTATCGCCTGCGTTGA
- a CDS encoding ABC transporter substrate-binding protein: MKKLLPATLAVLMFGAVPVAHADTLKMACNVSGAMKPYCEYVKERFEKDAQHKLEFIEMPAASDEKLALYQQIFAAKDGNAVDVLSIDVIWTGLLDKHLLDLTDKVKDLEPAFFPNNWQNSIVNGRIKAVPAQLDAGMMYYRKDLLAKHKELPPKTWEDLARIATKVQKAERDAGNKNFWGFVFQGKAYEGLSCDVLEWVASYNGGTFVDPAGSITINNPKAAKALNTAASWVGTIAPKGVMGYQEEESRAVFQNGDALFMRNWPYAYVLTQADNSPVKGKVGVIPIPKGGEDGLHAATLGGWQWGVSTYSKRPDAAVKLVRILSEADTQKRAFMLLGIPPARVDTYQDAEVQTKAPYLAEFKDVFANAVPRPSTPTRAQFPKVSKAMFNAGYDVLSGRATGEQAVADLEDKLKRIKGREWK, from the coding sequence ATGAAAAAACTGCTTCCCGCCACGCTGGCCGTACTGATGTTCGGCGCCGTCCCCGTCGCCCACGCCGATACCCTGAAGATGGCCTGCAATGTTTCCGGCGCGATGAAACCGTATTGTGAATACGTCAAGGAGCGTTTCGAAAAGGATGCGCAGCACAAGCTCGAATTCATCGAGATGCCCGCCGCATCGGACGAAAAGCTCGCGCTGTATCAGCAGATCTTCGCCGCCAAGGACGGCAACGCGGTCGACGTGCTGTCGATCGACGTGATCTGGACCGGCCTGCTCGACAAGCATCTCCTCGACCTCACCGACAAGGTCAAGGACCTAGAGCCCGCCTTCTTCCCGAACAACTGGCAGAACAGCATCGTCAATGGCCGCATCAAGGCCGTTCCCGCCCAGCTCGACGCGGGCATGATGTATTACCGCAAGGATCTCCTCGCGAAGCACAAGGAGCTGCCGCCCAAGACCTGGGAGGACCTGGCCCGCATCGCGACCAAGGTGCAGAAGGCCGAGCGCGACGCCGGCAACAAGAACTTCTGGGGCTTCGTGTTCCAGGGCAAGGCCTACGAGGGCCTGTCGTGCGACGTGCTGGAATGGGTCGCTTCGTACAACGGCGGCACCTTCGTCGATCCGGCCGGGAGCATCACGATCAACAACCCGAAGGCGGCCAAGGCGCTCAACACCGCGGCGAGTTGGGTGGGCACGATCGCGCCGAAGGGCGTGATGGGCTACCAGGAGGAGGAGTCGCGTGCGGTGTTCCAGAACGGCGACGCCCTGTTCATGCGCAACTGGCCGTATGCCTACGTGCTCACGCAGGCGGACAACAGCCCGGTCAAGGGCAAGGTCGGCGTCATCCCGATCCCGAAGGGTGGGGAGGACGGCCTGCACGCCGCGACGCTGGGCGGCTGGCAATGGGGCGTGAGCACCTATTCGAAGAGGCCGGATGCGGCGGTGAAGCTCGTGCGCATCCTGTCCGAGGCCGACACGCAGAAGCGCGCGTTCATGCTGCTGGGCATTCCGCCGGCGCGCGTCGACACCTACCAGGATGCGGAAGTGCAGACCAAGGCGCCTTACCTCGCCGAGTTCAAGGACGTGTTCGCGAACGCCGTGCCGCGCCCCTCGACTCCGACGCGCGCGCAGTTCCCCAAGGTGTCGAAGGCGATGTTCAACGCCGGCTATGACGTGCTGAGCGGGCGCGCGACGGGCGAGCAGGCAGTGGCCGACCTCGAGGACAAGCTCAAGCGTATCAAGGGCCGCGAGTGGAAGTGA